The genomic DNA GGTTTCGTGTCAAGCGCCAGATTTTACACCTTATCATGCCCGTCCCGCAAAAAGTCACCCCTGCTGTACTCTTGGTCATTCTCCGGTTCGAAGCCGAAAATAAAAAAGGCCGCACCTACTATGAAAGCAGATGCGGCACTCAGGCACATTACAAATATGACAGTTACTTCACCTTGATTTCCAGCAGCCTTGCCGTCTCCGGCTGCGGCAGAGCGACCTGGAGGACGCCCTCCGCTTCGTTCCACTGCCAGCTGCAATCAAATCCCTGCGGATAAGCGCAGTGAATCTCCAGCGCCTGGCCCTGCAGCTGCGCCAGAGGCAGGCTGATTTCGGCGGATTCGCCGCGAACGCGCCAGATGGCCAGATAAACGCTGTCCTCATGGCGCATCCCCAGGCAGATCCACTCATCCTGCTGCTTCGGCAGCCCTAACGGCCAGAAAGGCAGCGCCCGCGGGATATGATGGCGGATCGACTTATAGTAATCGAGCGCCTCTTTGACCAGCTCGCGGCGGCGCGGGCTTAGTTCGGCGAGATGTCCGCTTTGGTGCACCCGCAGCAGCAGAGCATTCACCATATTGAACACGACTTCCTCATCGTCGCCCTCGCGCAGCGGGTAAGACCAGATCGCCGATTGCTCCGGTGTAAGTGCCGAAGGCGACGCTGCCGCAATAGCCGCGTAATTTACGTAATTCTCCTGATCGCTCGTCGACTGGATGCTGTGGCGGCTTAGCATGGCGTAATCCATCCGCATGCCGCCGCTGGAGCAATTTTCGATGACCAGATCGGGATACCTTGCAAAGATCCGGTCCAGCCAGGCCAAATATGCCCGATTGTGCTGAAGCAGTCCATCGCCGAAGCTATCGGCATCCTTCTCGGTGCCGATCCCCGCATTGATGTTATAGTCCATCTTGATGTACCCTACGCCGTAATCCTCTACGAGCCGGCGGATCACTTCATCCGCATGGGCGATGACCTCGGGATTCCGGTAATCCAGCTGGTAGCGGCTCCGATCCTTCACCCGCTTCCCATGACGCTGGAAGAACCAGCCGTCGTTCGTATCCTTGAGCTTCGGACTGTTGATTCCCATAACTTCAAGCTCGAGCCATAAGCCGGGAACCATTCCCTTGCCGCGGATATAATCGAGCACGTATTTAATCCCTTCCGGGAACCGTTCTGCAGATGGGAGCCACTCGCCTACGCCGTCCCACCATTCGCCGGAGGCGTACCAGCCGGCATCAATACAGAAATATTCGCAGCCTACGTCCGCTGCCGCATCGATCAATGGCAGCAGCTTCTCGGTCGTCGGATCGCCCCAAAGGCAATTCATGTAATCATTGAAAATAACCTGCAGCTGGCGGTTGTCTTCATTTGGCCGTCGAATCAATCGGCGGTAATGCGTCAATTGCCCGACCGCCTCGTCGACGGAACCTTGCACGGCCCCAACCGCAACCGGAACCGAACTGAAGGTTTCGCCCGGTTTCAGCGAAATCCACCAATGGTTGTCGTGTTCAGTCGGTCCGCTGATCAATAGCGTCAGCAAATCGGACTGCTCGATAATTTCCCAGTGCCACGAGCCGTTATGCTCGATTTGCCAGAACAAGGCTGTTCCCGCCTCGCCATTTTCCAGGATCGCCATCGGAACATGCTCCGCTGCGGACCAGGAGCCGGTATTGCTGCAGGACACCCGCTTGGAGCCCCTGTCGATCAAATGCGACATGCCCAGCTCCGGCAAGCTGTATGTCCGCCATTGCAATTCACTCTGCCAGCCGTGGTGCGGAATCGATAGGCGCATCTTATCGTCCCGAGCCCCTGCGCCTTCCTTATCCACGCCGGTCAGCGCGAAGCTGGAGACGTATTCCACGCCTACGGGCTGTAAGCCCTGATTGATCAGCTCAACCCAGCAGCGGACAACGGCCGTCCCGTCATAGAATTGGAAATGCTGAACGGCCTGCAATGAAGTGGCCGGGTCGTTCAAGACCACTTCCAGCTTGCGACCGTGAATCGTCCGCTCGTCCCGATGTGTCTCATATTGCAGGCGCAATCCAGGATAACTGGCCCGGTGCGTTCTCCCGTGATATTCATCCCGGTCTTCACCCGTCAACTGCAGCTCGAGCAGCCGGAAACCTTTCTTATGCG from Paenibacillus woosongensis includes the following:
- a CDS encoding alpha-galactosidase, which gives rise to MSQIITIEENGLQLVFELTDERDVLFLHFGAAPWPAVEGSISGLSDAHKKGFRLLELQLTGEDRDEYHGRTHRASYPGLRLQYETHRDERTIHGRKLEVVLNDPATSLQAVQHFQFYDGTAVVRCWVELINQGLQPVGVEYVSSFALTGVDKEGAGARDDKMRLSIPHHGWQSELQWRTYSLPELGMSHLIDRGSKRVSCSNTGSWSAAEHVPMAILENGEAGTALFWQIEHNGSWHWEIIEQSDLLTLLISGPTEHDNHWWISLKPGETFSSVPVAVGAVQGSVDEAVGQLTHYRRLIRRPNEDNRQLQVIFNDYMNCLWGDPTTEKLLPLIDAAADVGCEYFCIDAGWYASGEWWDGVGEWLPSAERFPEGIKYVLDYIRGKGMVPGLWLELEVMGINSPKLKDTNDGWFFQRHGKRVKDRSRYQLDYRNPEVIAHADEVIRRLVEDYGVGYIKMDYNINAGIGTEKDADSFGDGLLQHNRAYLAWLDRIFARYPDLVIENCSSGGMRMDYAMLSRHSIQSTSDQENYVNYAAIAAASPSALTPEQSAIWSYPLREGDDEEVVFNMVNALLLRVHQSGHLAELSPRRRELVKEALDYYKSIRHHIPRALPFWPLGLPKQQDEWICLGMRHEDSVYLAIWRVRGESAEISLPLAQLQGQALEIHCAYPQGFDCSWQWNEAEGVLQVALPQPETARLLEIKVK